In bacterium, the genomic window GTCAGACAACGTCCAGGAAGATCAGGAAGGACTTCACAAGTCCAGTAAGTGGCCGGTACACGCAAAACATCCCCAACCTCGTGTTGTTGAGTCAGAGTCGGTGTGTCAACCTGATTGGCCGAGACATCTGCTTGGTTCTGACCTGTGCTCGCAGTGTTTTCCGCTTCCTCGTCACTCCCAAAGAAGAAGACGAAGACGGCGACGAAGGTAAGCGAACCGATTACAAGTAACAACCCAAAGAACCAGTCTCGCTTCCACCACGGTGTTGAGGCGGAAAGCGGAGTTTCCGGTACGCCTTGTGATACTTTACCCATGAGATCCCTCTCTTTTGAACTCTCGCTCTTGCTTGAGTGCATTATACAACTGGTAGGCCAGTTTATAATGAAGATGATGACAAACCCCGAATTTGAAGCCCTTGTCGTAGAGGCGCTGGAAGAAATACCGGCTTTCTTTAAAGAAAAACTGGACAACGTTGATTTAGTTATCGAAGATTGGCCAGAGAGAAACCCGCCGGGTCAGTTTTTGCTCGGACTTTATCAAGGAGTCCCCCAAACTGCTTGGGGACGTGGGAGTGTCACTGTTCTTCCTGACAAAATCACTATTTATCAAAAACCGATTGAAATAGTTTCAGCTGGGGATCCGGAAAGAATTAAAACTCA contains:
- a CDS encoding metallopeptidase family protein, with the translated sequence MTNPEFEALVVEALEEIPAFFKEKLDNVDLVIEDWPERNPPGQFLLGLYQGVPQTAWGRGSVTVLPDKITIYQKPIEIVSAGDPERIKTQAIETVQHEIAHHFGISDERLRELK